Part of the Candidatus Krumholzibacteriia bacterium genome, AGACGCGCCCAACTCCGACGCCGCGACCGCGCGGCGGGGGAGTCGTCCCGGTGTTCGGTGTCGGCGCGGACATCGACCTCGGAGCGAGGCGCACCGTTACCGCTCTCTCCGCTCTTCCTCCGGCCGCGATCGCCGCGCGCACGTGACGAATACCACCCGAAGTAGCGAACGAGGTGCTGCCGCGGAGCGGGGATCTGCGCGCACAGCCGGCGGATGAGTTCGAGGTCGTCGAGCTCGAGCGTGCGTTGCCCGGTGCGCGGGTCGTAGGGGGTCTGGACGAGGACCTTGCCCTGGTCCTTGCGCTCGATGGCGTCGAGGCGCACGGGGGCGCGGGTGACGTACCGGGCGACGTGCTCCTGCCGCTCGGTGTCGCCGGGTC contains:
- a CDS encoding transposase, translating into MSRRSHTPACASHRVGTVASLQTLGGYAANFHPHVHALITEGVFHPPRSATPSFEWVAGWDVTAIAELFRRRVLARLRQARRLREHTEQMLLSWEHSGFSVWAGEPIRPGDTERQEHVARYVTRAPVRLDAIERKDQGKVLVQTPYDPRTGQRTLELDDLELIRRLCAQIPAPRQHLVRYFGWYSSRARGDRGRRKSGESGNGAPRSEVDVRADTEHRDDSPAARSRRRSWARL